From a single Caloenas nicobarica isolate bCalNic1 chromosome 12, bCalNic1.hap1, whole genome shotgun sequence genomic region:
- the ARR3 gene encoding arrestin-C produces MADGAKVFKKTSPNSKLSIYLGKRDFVDHVETVDAVDGVCLIDPEYLKDRKVYVTLTCAFRYGRDDLDVIGLTFRKDLYVLTTQIFPPVPDQVPKTLTPLQEKLLKKLGENAYPFTFEIAPNLPCSVTLQPGPDDVGKACGVDFEVKGFCAENLEEKIHKRNSVRLVIRKIQFAPMKTGPAPKSETTRQFMMSDKPLHLEASLDKEIYYHGEPINVNININNTTNKIVKKIKISVDQITDVVLYSLDKYTKTVCTEEINENVAANSTFSKTYSVTPTLSANREKRGLALDGKLKHEDTNLASTTILRPGMDKEVLGILVSYKVKVNLMVSRGGILGDLTSSDVGVELPVILMHPKPADDKPR; encoded by the exons ATGGCAGACGGAGCAAA GGTGTTCAAGAAGACCAGCCCCAACAGCAAG CTGTCCATCTACCTGGGGAAGAGAGACTTTGTGGATCACGTGGAGACAGTGGATGCCGTAG ATGGAGTCTGCCTGATCGACCCAGAGTACCTAAAGGACAGAAAAG TTTACGTGACGCTGACTTGTGCGTTCCGCTACGGCCGAGATGACCTTGACGTGATCGGGTTGACCTTCAGGAAGGACCTTTATGTCCTGACCACCCAGATCTTCCCACCAGTGCCGGACCAAGTACCCAAAACCCTCACTCCTttgcaggagaagctgctgaagaAGCTCGGGGAGAATGCCTACCCCTTCACCTTCGAG ATTGCCCCCAACCTGCCCTGCTCGGTCACCCTCCAGCCAGGACCAGACGATGTTGGGAAG gccTGCGGCGTGGACTTCGAGGTCAAAGGATTTTGTGCTGAAAATCTGGAGGAGAAAATTCACAAGAG GAACTCGGTGCGCCTCGTCATCCGCAAGATCCAGTTTGCCCCCATGAAGACAGGGCCAGCTCCAAAGTCGGAGACCACCCGGCAGTTCATGATGTCCGACAAGCCCCTGCACCTCGAAGCCTCCCTGGATAAGGAG ATCTACTACCACGGAGAACCCATCAACGTGAACATCAACATCAACAACACCACCAACAAGattgtgaaaaaaattaagatttcag TTGATCAGATCACAGACGTGGTCCTCTATTCCCTGGATAAATACACGAAGACTGTGTGCACCGAGGAGATAAA CGAGAATGTGGCGGCCAACTCCACCTTCTCCAAAACATACTCCGTCACCCCCACGCTCTCGGCCAACCGTGAGAAGCGAGGCCTCGCTCTGGACGGCAAGCTCAAGCATGAGGACACCAACCTGGCCTCCACCACCAT CCTGAGACCCGGCATGGACAAGGAGGTGCTGGGCATCCTGGTGTCCTACAAAGTGAAGGTCAACCTGATGGTGTCCCGAGGAGG cATCCTGGGGGATCTCACTTCCAG CGACGTTGGTGTTGAGCTGCCCGTCATCCTGATGCACCCGAAGCCTGCAGATG ACAAGCCAAGGTAA